From Carya illinoinensis cultivar Pawnee chromosome 5, C.illinoinensisPawnee_v1, whole genome shotgun sequence, one genomic window encodes:
- the LOC122310817 gene encoding uncharacterized protein LOC122310817 has product MLKRCIPLVGFSRYSSNRESGRKELEGASDDRSSESRGKKEVKEVRGASISLDVRLQGKNIYVRIVHAGGREELYPNAIPASKLMEKYPGMSVARPEVFKSPHDSLLCPEDSLLPGQKYHVVPSSTVHKLRKKAEVKEHVAVKKETWDWKITIDVGEISLEDSIFYAKYFYQSKDRTEKCSEDTKPSTRNRVKREKTFCTSTPKGKTIPRIGVGAQPDFCTGALSLTLFLLSRCFSVVIQCFSSLPN; this is encoded by the coding sequence ATGCTGAAGAGGTGCATTCCTTTGGTGGGGTTCAGTCGGTATTCCAGCAATAGAGAAAGCGGGAGGAAAGAGTTGGAAGGAGCTTCAGACGACAGATCATCTGAATCTAGAGGGAAGAAAGAAGtgaaagaagtgagaggagCTTCCATATCCTTGGACGTGAGATTACAGGGAAAAAATATTTACGTCAGAATAGTTCATGCAGGTGGGCGTGAGGAACTCTATCCAAATGCAATTCCTGCATCTAAGCTGATGGAAAAATATCCTGGGATGTCTGTTGCGCGGCCAGAAGTCTTCAAAAGTCCACACGACTCCCTATTATGTCCGGAAGACAGTCTCTTGCCTGGTCAGAAATACCATGTAGTCCCATCCTCAACTGTGCATAAACTCCGGAAAAAGGCCGAGGTAAAAGAACATGTTGCAGTAAAAAAGGAGACTTGGGATTGGAAGATCACCATAGATGTAGGTGAAATAAGTCTGGAGGATAgtattttttatgcaaaatatttttatcaatccAAGGACAGGACCGAAAAGTGCTCAGAAGACACAAAACCTTCAACGAGGAATCGTGTTAAGAGGGAAAAAACCTTTTGTACCTCCACTCCCAAAGGGAAAACCATTCCGAGGATTGGGGTGGGAGCCCAGCCTGACTTCTGTACCGGAGCTCTCTCCCTGACTTTGTTCCTTCTTTCTCGATGTTTCTCAGTTGTCATCCAATGTTTTTCCAGTCTTCCCAATTAG